A genomic region of Diceros bicornis minor isolate mBicDic1 chromosome 39, mDicBic1.mat.cur, whole genome shotgun sequence contains the following coding sequences:
- the LOC131399791 gene encoding large ribosomal subunit protein eL37-like gives MTKGTSSFGKRRNKTHTLCRRCVSKAYHLQKSTCGKCGYPAKRKRQYNWSAKAKRQNTTVTGRMRHLKIVYRRFRHGFREGTTPKPKRAAVAASSSS, from the coding sequence ATGACGAAGGGAACGTCATCGTTTGGAAAGCGTCGCAACAAGACGCACACGTTGTGCCGCCGCTGTGTCTCTAAGGCCTACCACCTTCAGAAGTCGACCTGTGGCAAATGTGGCTACCCTGCCAAGAGGAAGAGACAGTATAACTGGAGTGCCAAGGCTAAAAGGCAAAATACCACCGTGACCGGTCGAATGAGGCACCTAAAAATTGTGTACCGCAGATTCAGGCATGGATTCCGTGAAGGAACAACACCTAAACCCAAGAGGGCAGCTGTTGCAGCATCCAGTTCATCTTAA